One window of the Flavobacteriales bacterium genome contains the following:
- a CDS encoding amidohydrolase family protein — protein WILGKEHIIHPSDETDISGNYDLNLDGSRYRMTVTEKKASLTIPGDTTPVKVSLEELDRQVNLVFELPDRGYYRLHGNINRRLNIWSGAGESPSGKEIEWNAIRKGNAEEPLSPEKPEKDSDRVSALSYPNNGYGWRERPMRENLLITNATVWTNGAEGIMDDADVLILDGKISAVGHNLVLADLLPKNIEKSTVRTLDAYGKHVTSGIIDEHSHIAISRGVNEGTQASSAEVRIGDVVDPEDIDIYYQLAGGVTACQLLHGSANPIGGQSALIKLRWGLNAEALKIEDAPGFIKFALGENVKQSNWGNAYRTRFPQSRMGVEQVFYDHFHRAREYHRLNQRVLTLQSDKRARKRGEVPVMRTDLEMEALAEILYQKRFITCHSYVQSEIDMLMHVADSMGFTLNTFTHVLEGYKLADKLAEHGAGASTFSDWWAYKYEVRDAIPYNASLMHGQGVTVAINSDDAEMGRRLNQEAAKGVKYGGMSEEEAWKMVTLNPAKLLHLDHRMGSLEIGKDADVVIWSDHPLSMTARVEKTFVDGIRYYDIEEANKRRNEIKNERARLVQKMMRAGGQKKKPSGPKEKHRYHCDHLEP, from the coding sequence ACTGGATACTGGGCAAAGAGCACATCATCCACCCCAGTGATGAGACCGATATCAGCGGTAATTATGACCTCAATCTGGACGGTTCTCGCTATCGAATGACCGTTACGGAGAAGAAGGCCTCCTTGACCATTCCAGGTGATACAACCCCTGTCAAAGTAAGTCTCGAAGAGCTTGATCGGCAGGTCAACCTGGTATTCGAACTACCTGATCGCGGATATTATCGACTGCATGGAAACATCAACAGACGTCTCAATATCTGGTCGGGTGCGGGAGAATCACCTAGCGGGAAGGAGATCGAGTGGAATGCCATCCGCAAAGGGAATGCTGAGGAACCTCTGTCACCAGAGAAACCTGAGAAGGACTCTGACAGGGTCAGTGCATTGAGCTATCCCAACAACGGATATGGCTGGCGGGAACGCCCCATGAGAGAGAATCTCTTGATTACCAATGCAACGGTATGGACCAATGGAGCCGAAGGCATCATGGACGATGCAGACGTATTGATCCTGGACGGTAAGATCAGTGCCGTGGGACATAATCTGGTGCTTGCTGACCTACTGCCAAAGAACATCGAGAAATCGACCGTACGCACTCTGGATGCCTATGGCAAACACGTGACTTCAGGTATCATCGATGAGCACTCCCACATCGCTATCAGCCGCGGTGTCAATGAAGGAACTCAGGCCAGCAGTGCCGAGGTACGCATAGGAGATGTGGTCGATCCAGAAGACATCGATATCTACTATCAATTGGCCGGTGGCGTGACCGCCTGCCAGTTGCTCCATGGTTCGGCCAATCCGATAGGCGGACAATCCGCTCTGATCAAATTGCGCTGGGGTCTCAATGCCGAGGCACTCAAGATCGAAGATGCCCCGGGATTCATCAAGTTCGCCCTGGGAGAGAATGTGAAACAGAGCAACTGGGGAAATGCTTACCGGACCCGTTTTCCACAATCCCGCATGGGAGTAGAGCAAGTCTTCTATGACCATTTCCATCGGGCACGGGAATATCATCGTCTGAATCAAAGAGTCCTTACCCTTCAATCGGACAAACGGGCCAGAAAACGAGGAGAGGTCCCTGTCATGCGCACCGACCTTGAAATGGAGGCATTGGCCGAGATCCTCTATCAAAAGCGATTCATCACCTGCCATAGCTATGTCCAATCGGAGATCGACATGCTGATGCACGTAGCTGACTCCATGGGCTTCACGCTCAATACCTTCACCCATGTACTCGAGGGCTACAAATTGGCCGACAAATTGGCCGAGCATGGAGCCGGAGCATCGACCTTCAGTGACTGGTGGGCCTACAAATACGAAGTCCGCGATGCCATTCCATACAATGCTTCCCTCATGCATGGACAAGGAGTCACCGTGGCTATCAATTCAGATGATGCAGAAATGGGCCGAAGACTCAATCAAGAAGCGGCCAAGGGAGTGAAATACGGAGGCATGAGTGAAGAGGAGGCTTGGAAGATGGTGACTCTGAATCCGGCCAAGCTACTACACTTGGACCACCGCATGGGCAGCTTGGAAATAGGAAAGGATGCCGATGTGGTCATCTGGTCCGATCATCCCCTCTCCATGACAGCGCGGGTGGAGAAGACCTTTGTGGATGGGATACGCTATTACGATATCGAAGAAGCCAATAAAAGGCGCAACGAAATCAAGAACGAGAGGGCACGTTTGGTCCAGAAGATGATGCGCGCTGGAGGGCAGAAAAAGAAACCGAGCGGACCCAAGGAAAAACACCGATACCATTGCGATCATCTCGAACCATGA
- a CDS encoding amidohydrolase family protein: MSIRSVIAILLLLYFGLDVHAQVPVPAPEQERSVLIKDVTIHIGNGREIQDGAVGFRDGKIDFVGSSALAPDGYDEEVDGEDGHLYPGFIAVNTSLGLKEIDRVRATRDERETGAYNPHVRALIAYNTDSRVTPTVRSNGVLMAQISPKGSRISGSSSVVVLDAWNWEDAAYAADEGIHVRWPALRKWNQKTRKREANKEYPKEVADLRSFLERAKAYCRKPDGSVDLREAACCGLFDDSQTLYVHADKANQMITAINMAQDLGIDRTVIVGGYESHLITDLLKERKVAVMLSSVHGLPENPDDDIHHNFKLASILSEAGVLFCLENADQMPDMNVRNLPFQLGTCIAYGLDKREAISAITLNTARILGIDDRCGSIEVGKDATLFISQGDALDIRSNAVTRAFIQGRDIDLDDHQKKLYRKYQEKYDQ, encoded by the coding sequence ATGAGCATACGATCCGTCATAGCTATTCTCTTGCTGTTGTACTTCGGCCTCGATGTACATGCCCAGGTGCCTGTACCCGCTCCGGAGCAGGAGCGATCGGTCCTGATCAAGGATGTGACCATCCACATTGGAAATGGACGCGAGATCCAGGATGGGGCCGTAGGATTCCGTGATGGGAAAATCGATTTTGTGGGCAGCAGTGCCTTGGCTCCCGATGGATATGATGAGGAGGTAGATGGTGAAGATGGACATCTCTATCCCGGCTTCATTGCGGTGAATACCTCCCTCGGTCTCAAGGAGATCGACCGAGTGCGAGCAACCAGGGACGAGCGAGAGACCGGTGCCTACAATCCGCATGTGCGCGCCTTGATCGCCTACAATACAGACAGCCGGGTCACTCCCACTGTGCGTAGCAATGGTGTTCTTATGGCCCAGATCAGCCCCAAAGGGTCCCGTATATCGGGTTCCAGCTCTGTAGTCGTATTGGACGCCTGGAATTGGGAAGATGCCGCCTATGCCGCAGATGAGGGGATACATGTCAGATGGCCGGCTCTCAGGAAATGGAATCAAAAGACACGCAAACGCGAGGCCAACAAGGAGTATCCAAAGGAGGTGGCCGACTTGCGCTCCTTCTTGGAACGGGCCAAAGCTTATTGTCGCAAACCCGATGGCTCTGTGGACTTACGAGAAGCAGCCTGCTGTGGATTGTTCGATGACTCACAGACCCTGTATGTACATGCTGATAAGGCCAACCAGATGATCACGGCCATCAATATGGCTCAGGATCTCGGCATCGATCGGACAGTGATCGTAGGGGGTTACGAATCCCACTTGATCACCGACCTGCTCAAAGAGCGTAAGGTGGCGGTCATGCTATCCTCGGTACATGGCCTCCCTGAGAATCCCGATGATGATATCCACCACAATTTCAAGTTGGCCTCCATTCTCAGTGAAGCTGGAGTGCTATTCTGTCTGGAGAATGCCGATCAGATGCCGGACATGAATGTGCGCAACCTCCCCTTCCAATTGGGGACCTGTATCGCTTATGGACTGGACAAGCGGGAAGCGATCTCGGCCATCACCTTGAATACAGCTCGGATTCTGGGAATCGATGATCGCTGTGGATCCATAGAGGTCGGTAAGGATGCGACTCTGTTCATTTCCCAAGGGGATGCACTTGATATTCGCAGCAATGCGGTGACCCGAGCATTTATCCAAGGCAGGGATATCGATCTGGATGACCACCAGAAAAAACTCTACCGCAAGTACCAGGAGAAGTACGATCAGTAA
- the trpS gene encoding tryptophan--tRNA ligase, translated as MPRVLTGIQSTGTPHLGNLLGAIIPAIEMSKVPENDSFLFIADMHSLTQIKDGERLRQNTYEVAAAWMACGLDTEESVFYRQSDVPETAELAWYLSCFFPYQRLTLAHSFKDKSDRLEDVNAGLFSYPMLMAADILLYDAEIVPVGKDQLQHLEMTRDVASRFNNKMGETFVLPQDELQEETKYIPGTDGNKMSKSRENIINIFLPEKALRKQVMGIVTDSTPLEEPKDPDTCNAFALYSLLADSDQIAEMRSNYEAGGYGFGHAKQALFELILEKFAGERKRFDALMADKTDLDELLEVGAQRAREVAQGVLQRVRQKIGY; from the coding sequence ATGCCTAGGGTATTAACAGGAATTCAGAGTACAGGAACCCCACATCTCGGCAATCTACTGGGGGCGATCATACCGGCCATTGAAATGAGCAAGGTGCCAGAGAATGATTCCTTCCTATTCATTGCTGACATGCATTCCCTCACCCAGATCAAGGATGGTGAGCGATTGAGGCAGAACACCTATGAGGTAGCGGCCGCTTGGATGGCCTGCGGCCTGGATACCGAAGAGAGTGTATTCTATCGACAGAGTGATGTACCAGAGACGGCCGAATTGGCATGGTATCTCAGCTGCTTCTTCCCATATCAAAGACTCACTCTTGCCCATAGTTTCAAGGATAAATCCGATCGACTGGAAGATGTGAATGCGGGGCTCTTCAGTTATCCCATGCTCATGGCAGCTGATATCCTTCTGTACGATGCAGAAATAGTTCCTGTTGGTAAGGATCAACTACAGCACCTGGAGATGACACGGGATGTGGCCTCCAGATTCAACAATAAGATGGGAGAGACCTTTGTCCTTCCTCAGGATGAGTTGCAAGAAGAGACCAAATACATCCCCGGGACCGATGGGAACAAGATGAGCAAGTCACGGGAGAACATCATCAACATCTTCCTACCTGAGAAAGCCTTGCGCAAGCAGGTGATGGGCATCGTTACCGATAGTACTCCTCTGGAAGAACCCAAGGACCCGGATACCTGCAATGCCTTTGCCCTCTACAGCCTATTGGCCGATAGCGATCAGATTGCTGAGATGAGATCCAATTACGAAGCAGGGGGATACGGATTCGGTCATGCCAAGCAAGCCCTCTTCGAGCTGATTCTCGAGAAATTCGCGGGAGAACGAAAACGCTTCGATGCACTCATGGCGGATAAGACCGACTTGGATGAGCTGCTGGAGGTGGGAGCCCAGCGGGCAAGAGAGGTTGCTCAAGGAGTCCTACAACGGGTCAGACAGAAGATCGGTTACTGA
- a CDS encoding 1-acyl-sn-glycerol-3-phosphate acyltransferase yields the protein MKGSLRYVLWPLYLLYKVYMLVIFFVVWAVFYPFVHFKLKDRDRHPEAFRIKVLWCKVLAFFWGNYYVIHGRENLFFDGPCVVCINHQSYSDIIHMYPVIPYYFKFIGKKELRKWLMIGVFFRKGMDISINRENAKEAMASLDEARAALRSGVSVAIFPEGEIPNDTPQLKRFKNGAFKIALEETVPILPITFLYNHERLEIPHRIFGKATPGKCEVIVHPRVDTQGMDMMDLSPLRNKIYDIINAPLIERGLSQSPNFVRNEDR from the coding sequence ATGAAGGGTTCCCTACGATATGTGCTTTGGCCGCTGTATCTCCTCTACAAGGTCTATATGCTGGTCATCTTCTTCGTGGTCTGGGCGGTGTTCTACCCCTTTGTCCATTTCAAACTGAAGGACCGCGACCGCCACCCAGAGGCATTTCGGATCAAGGTGCTCTGGTGCAAGGTCTTGGCCTTTTTCTGGGGTAACTACTATGTCATCCATGGTCGGGAGAATCTCTTTTTCGATGGACCCTGCGTGGTCTGTATCAACCACCAGTCTTATTCGGATATCATACACATGTACCCGGTCATCCCGTACTATTTCAAATTCATCGGGAAGAAAGAACTCCGCAAATGGTTGATGATCGGGGTATTCTTCCGCAAGGGCATGGATATCTCTATCAATCGGGAGAATGCAAAAGAAGCCATGGCCTCACTCGATGAGGCGAGAGCAGCCCTGAGGAGTGGGGTCTCGGTGGCGATATTCCCAGAGGGAGAGATTCCCAATGACACTCCCCAGCTCAAACGGTTCAAGAACGGGGCATTCAAGATCGCTCTAGAAGAGACCGTTCCCATTCTCCCCATCACCTTCCTCTACAATCACGAACGATTGGAGATTCCCCATCGCATATTCGGTAAGGCTACTCCTGGTAAGTGCGAGGTGATCGTACACCCACGGGTCGATACGCAGGGTATGGATATGATGGACCTCTCACCGTTACGGAACAAGATCTACGATATCATCAATGCTCCATTGATCGAACGTGGATTGAGCCAAAGCCCTAATTTTGTGCGCAATGAAGATCGATGA
- the gatC gene encoding Asp-tRNA(Asn)/Glu-tRNA(Gln) amidotransferase subunit GatC: MKIDDELLDRIATLSKLRFEDVEREQIRQDMQRMLDFVDKLSEVDTTGVEPLIHMTDEINRLREDQVTSETSQEEILRNAPSKDAYYFKVPKVIQS; the protein is encoded by the coding sequence ATGAAGATCGATGATGAACTCTTGGACCGGATAGCTACGCTATCCAAACTGCGATTCGAAGATGTGGAGCGTGAGCAGATCAGGCAGGATATGCAGCGCATGCTCGACTTTGTGGATAAGCTGTCCGAGGTGGATACCACCGGTGTAGAACCATTGATCCATATGACCGATGAGATCAACCGTTTACGGGAAGACCAGGTCACCTCAGAGACCTCCCAGGAAGAGATCCTACGCAATGCTCCTTCTAAGGACGCCTATTATTTCAAGGTGCCCAAGGTCATACAGTCCTAG
- a CDS encoding BrxA/BrxB family bacilliredoxin, with the protein MYPAEIVMPMKSDLTQVGFKEVTTPEEVDSLLEENKGKTAMVVINSVCGCAAGSMRPGVKASLSNEKLPDVLATAFAGFDTDAVQRLRQYMLPYPPSSPSIGIFKDGNLVHMVERHHIEGRTAEMIADHLRSVYNEYC; encoded by the coding sequence ATGTACCCAGCTGAGATAGTAATGCCCATGAAATCCGACCTCACGCAGGTGGGTTTCAAAGAAGTGACCACCCCTGAAGAGGTGGACAGTTTACTCGAGGAGAACAAAGGAAAGACCGCTATGGTCGTGATCAATTCGGTATGCGGATGTGCTGCTGGATCGATGCGTCCAGGGGTCAAGGCTTCATTGAGCAATGAGAAACTTCCCGATGTACTGGCGACCGCATTCGCAGGATTCGATACCGATGCCGTGCAGAGACTGAGACAATACATGCTCCCGTATCCTCCATCATCACCTTCCATCGGGATATTCAAGGATGGCAATCTGGTGCATATGGTAGAGCGCCATCACATCGAAGGGAGAACGGCCGAGATGATCGCAGATCACCTGCGATCGGTCTACAACGAATACTGCTAG
- the gcvP gene encoding aminomethyl-transferring glycine dehydrogenase — protein MDFAKRHIGPSTDSEVEAMLKAIGEDSVDSLVEKTIPQAIRLKEDLELPEAMSEWEYLAHMKDLAEQNLLYRSYMGMGYYGTITPPTIVRNILENPGWYTAYTPYQAEIAQGRLEALLNFQTVVSDLTGLELANASLLDEGTAAAEAMLMFYNIRSREQVKHGVNKLFIDENVFPQTLAVMQTRAEAMGIEIVTGEYAESNLDEGFFGVFIQYPAGDGLVRDYSDFVEFCHSKEIKVVVASDLLSLTLLPSPGSWGADVVVGNSQRFGVPMGYGGPHAAFFATRSDFKRHIPGRIIGVSKDKHGKIAYRMALQTREQHIRRDKATSNICTAQALLAVMAGMYAVYHGPKGLRNIALQVHDLTRALSASLSMMGITTRNTRFFDTLRLDLHDLTDCERVRIAAQTASINFRYFEDESVGISLDETTREEDVQDIIELFAEVLVKPAEMMDAGPSPLNYREMDYLEHPIFNSMHSETLLMRYMKKLENRDISLVHSMIPLGSCTMKLNAAAELDPITWPQFANIHPFAPVDQAHGYGAIISDLSRDLARITGFAGVSMQPNSGAQGEYAGLMVIKAYHEDQGDHQRKVVLIPSSAHGTNPASAVMAGCKVVVVKCDKHGNIDLDDLKEKAEKHADELLGLMITYPSTHGVFEGHVTDVTQIIHDHGGLVYMDGANMNAQVGLTSPGNIGADVCHLNLHKTFAIPHGGGGPGMGPIGVVEKLLPYLPSNPVIPTGGDKAIPAISSAPWGSSLILLISYGYIRMLGPDGLKRSTEMAILNANYLRAQLEDDYDILYKGEKGTVAHEMILDCRSFKQAAGISVEDIAKRLMDYGFHAPTVSFPVAGTLMVEPTESESKEELDRFIQAMKAIREEIAAIERGDLDKENNMLINAPHTADELIHGEWNRPYTKELAYYPMPYIKEQKYWPPVNRIDSAYGDRNLICSCPSIESYDQEQEAELVAD, from the coding sequence ATGGATTTTGCGAAAAGACACATCGGACCGAGTACGGACTCGGAAGTAGAGGCCATGTTGAAGGCTATCGGAGAGGATTCGGTAGACTCATTGGTCGAGAAGACCATCCCTCAGGCCATCCGCCTCAAGGAGGATCTCGAGCTTCCTGAAGCGATGAGTGAATGGGAGTATCTCGCTCACATGAAGGACCTGGCCGAGCAGAATCTGCTCTATCGCAGCTACATGGGGATGGGATATTACGGGACCATCACTCCCCCTACCATAGTACGCAACATCCTGGAGAATCCAGGATGGTATACGGCCTATACTCCTTATCAGGCAGAAATCGCCCAAGGACGGCTGGAAGCCCTGCTCAATTTCCAGACCGTGGTCTCTGATCTCACAGGCTTGGAACTGGCCAATGCTTCCCTATTGGATGAAGGAACTGCGGCCGCTGAGGCCATGCTCATGTTCTACAATATCCGATCTCGGGAGCAAGTGAAGCATGGGGTCAATAAGCTTTTTATAGATGAGAATGTCTTCCCTCAGACCCTTGCAGTGATGCAGACCCGTGCGGAGGCCATGGGCATAGAGATCGTTACCGGAGAGTATGCTGAAAGCAATTTGGATGAAGGCTTTTTCGGGGTCTTTATCCAATATCCTGCTGGCGATGGACTCGTGAGAGACTACAGCGACTTTGTGGAATTCTGTCATTCCAAAGAGATAAAAGTAGTGGTGGCCAGTGACCTACTGAGTCTTACCCTACTTCCTTCCCCTGGATCCTGGGGTGCTGATGTGGTCGTGGGCAACAGCCAGCGATTCGGAGTCCCCATGGGCTATGGAGGTCCCCATGCAGCCTTCTTTGCTACCCGCTCTGATTTCAAGCGGCATATTCCTGGAAGGATCATCGGAGTATCCAAAGACAAACATGGAAAGATCGCCTATCGCATGGCACTGCAGACCCGCGAGCAACACATTCGTAGGGACAAAGCGACCTCCAATATCTGCACAGCTCAAGCTTTGCTTGCTGTCATGGCAGGAATGTATGCGGTCTATCACGGCCCCAAAGGCCTTCGCAATATCGCTTTGCAGGTACATGATCTTACCCGTGCGCTCTCGGCCAGCCTATCGATGATGGGTATTACCACGCGCAATACGCGATTCTTCGACACTCTGCGATTGGACCTGCATGACCTGACCGACTGTGAGCGGGTACGTATCGCGGCTCAGACCGCGAGCATCAACTTCAGGTATTTCGAGGATGAAAGCGTGGGCATCTCTTTGGACGAGACCACACGTGAGGAAGACGTACAGGATATCATCGAACTCTTTGCCGAGGTCTTGGTCAAACCGGCCGAGATGATGGACGCTGGTCCAAGTCCTCTCAACTACCGTGAGATGGACTATCTGGAGCATCCGATCTTCAACAGCATGCATTCAGAGACCCTTCTGATGCGCTATATGAAGAAATTGGAGAATCGGGACATTTCTCTGGTACACTCCATGATCCCTCTGGGCTCCTGTACCATGAAGCTCAATGCAGCAGCCGAATTGGACCCCATCACCTGGCCCCAATTCGCCAACATACACCCCTTTGCCCCAGTGGATCAAGCCCATGGATATGGTGCGATCATCAGTGACCTCAGCCGGGATCTGGCGCGCATCACCGGATTTGCCGGTGTCTCCATGCAGCCCAATAGCGGAGCACAAGGAGAGTATGCGGGACTGATGGTGATCAAGGCCTATCACGAAGACCAAGGAGATCACCAACGCAAGGTGGTACTCATCCCCTCTTCTGCACATGGCACCAACCCGGCAAGTGCCGTCATGGCAGGATGTAAGGTAGTTGTGGTCAAGTGCGATAAACATGGGAATATCGATCTGGATGACCTAAAAGAGAAGGCCGAAAAGCATGCCGATGAACTGCTCGGACTGATGATCACCTACCCCTCGACCCACGGGGTGTTCGAGGGTCATGTGACCGATGTGACGCAGATTATACATGACCATGGAGGTCTGGTATATATGGATGGTGCGAATATGAATGCGCAGGTCGGATTGACCAGCCCAGGGAATATCGGAGCTGATGTATGTCACTTGAATCTGCATAAGACCTTTGCCATCCCCCATGGAGGCGGTGGCCCAGGTATGGGACCTATAGGAGTGGTGGAAAAACTGCTGCCCTACCTGCCCTCCAATCCGGTGATTCCTACAGGGGGAGATAAAGCCATTCCGGCCATCTCCTCCGCACCGTGGGGAAGTTCATTGATCCTACTTATCTCCTATGGATACATCCGTATGCTCGGTCCTGATGGACTTAAGCGCTCAACAGAAATGGCCATTCTCAATGCCAATTATCTCAGAGCACAACTGGAAGATGATTATGACATCCTGTATAAAGGAGAGAAAGGAACTGTGGCCCATGAGATGATCCTGGACTGTCGATCATTCAAACAAGCCGCTGGAATCTCAGTAGAGGACATCGCCAAGCGATTGATGGACTATGGCTTCCATGCGCCAACGGTCTCATTCCCTGTAGCAGGAACGCTTATGGTGGAGCCTACCGAGAGCGAGTCCAAGGAAGAGCTTGACCGCTTCATCCAGGCGATGAAGGCCATACGCGAAGAGATCGCAGCCATCGAGCGCGGAGACCTGGACAAGGAGAACAACATGCTGATCAACGCTCCACACACGGCCGATGAGCTCATTCATGGCGAGTGGAACAGACCCTATACCAAGGAATTGGCCTATTACCCCATGCCTTATATCAAGGAGCAGAAGTACTGGCCTCCGGTCAATCGGATCGATAGTGCCTATGGTGATCGGAATTTGATCTGCAGCTGTCCCTCTATCGAAAGCTATGACCAAGAGCAAGAGGCTGAACTCGTAGCAGACTGA
- a CDS encoding T9SS type A sorting domain-containing protein: MNRILLALITVGFAFASQAQVLLSEDFQVFANSGDIPFVEEPDDAEPEDWLSVDLDNLPDANTRPQNWYGTTGVEYILVDPIPEDTNFVMGSSSWLDGFAPGNRNYLITPELDIQAGMTVLHFDVGVRQTPRYADGMRVVVSPDADMTDLEANFSDTLWTQAQMVEEVSWVVDYYPGIDYTGCSAGGGFDIESFCWFPATFGDGTGGTGYRHAEDHTVTAYLDSSDNVFVGLNEPHTLDLSMYAGQTIRIAFLHDSDDDNFITVDNIVVEMPTSVAEFDFADLVSFYPNPATERLNLNFSTLVQNSAIVNVYDANGREVLSEVFSGNNLYAFHTLDVRALEAGIYSIQVTIDNTTVVGDTFMKQ, encoded by the coding sequence ATGAATAGAATTCTACTTGCTTTAATCACTGTTGGCTTCGCATTTGCCTCTCAAGCGCAGGTCCTTCTCTCTGAGGACTTCCAGGTTTTTGCCAATAGTGGTGACATCCCTTTTGTCGAAGAACCAGATGATGCGGAACCAGAAGATTGGCTCAGTGTCGACTTGGATAACCTTCCTGATGCGAACACCCGTCCGCAGAACTGGTACGGAACTACCGGTGTCGAGTATATCCTAGTGGATCCCATCCCAGAAGACACGAACTTCGTAATGGGCTCCAGTTCATGGTTGGACGGATTTGCTCCGGGTAACAGGAACTATCTTATCACTCCAGAATTGGACATCCAAGCTGGAATGACCGTATTGCACTTCGATGTAGGGGTCCGTCAGACTCCACGTTATGCAGATGGTATGCGTGTAGTGGTATCTCCAGATGCTGACATGACCGACCTTGAAGCGAATTTCTCAGATACTCTTTGGACGCAGGCTCAAATGGTAGAAGAAGTGAGCTGGGTGGTCGACTACTACCCAGGTATCGATTACACGGGTTGCTCTGCAGGTGGTGGATTCGATATCGAGTCCTTCTGCTGGTTCCCTGCTACATTCGGTGATGGTACCGGAGGTACGGGATATCGTCATGCTGAAGACCATACTGTGACAGCATACTTGGATTCAAGCGACAACGTATTCGTAGGTCTGAATGAACCACACACACTGGACCTTTCCATGTATGCCGGTCAGACCATACGTATCGCATTTTTGCACGATTCTGATGATGACAACTTCATCACTGTCGACAACATCGTTGTTGAGATGCCTACAAGCGTGGCAGAGTTCGATTTTGCTGATCTGGTGAGCTTTTACCCGAACCCAGCTACCGAGAGATTGAACCTGAACTTCAGCACTTTGGTGCAGAACAGCGCTATCGTGAATGTCTACGATGCCAATGGAAGAGAAGTACTCTCAGAGGTCTTCTCTGGAAACAATCTTTACGCATTCCATACACTGGATGTCAGAGCATTGGAAGCCGGGATCTACAGCATTCAAGTGACCATCGACAACACGACAGTTGTAGGTGACACCTTCATGAAGCAGTGA